Within the Macadamia integrifolia cultivar HAES 741 unplaced genomic scaffold, SCU_Mint_v3 scaffold491, whole genome shotgun sequence genome, the region ATTGaacctctttatttatttttccttgtgATCAACCAATAGTTATTGGGAAAATATGGATAATTAATGACACAAAGAACTAAATATTTGTCTCTGACATATCACCTGACAGCATTACAAAAATCACCAATACAGATTTTCTAGCCTAAGCCTACATGAAGATATTATCCCAAGCCTATACATAACTTAAATCACAGCCAAAAGTAAAGCGAGACGATTTTAGACGCGTCTCAAATAGCCACCTAACTatttaacaataaaaaatttaaagtcCAACATGGCATGCATCAAACCAAATATTTTGGAGCCTTCCTTTGTTCATCTTATTAGCCAGAAATATGTCAGAAAAGAATTCCCTCAGATTATAAATCCATCACAGGAACTACATAAACCAaacatacccaaaaaaaaaaaaagagacatttAACAAGTCAAGTATATAATGCAATtgtagcagtagcagtagcagaaCATACCAGAActtaattaggaaaaaaaaaaaaggtagcaaTAGCAGAAAGCAGCTCACAGAATtgggaaaaataaagaataataatCCTTGATCAGCTATAAAAATTAAGATATTATAGCAGAACTGAAGCATTGGTGTTATCAATTTCCCTGTTAAAACTGATAACTGCctacttaagaaaaaaattcaaggaaAGAACCgtaggaaagaaattgaagcaaTGTCAGAAAAGGCACTCACAAAGAACAACACTTGTTTGCCCACTTCAGCAAGAGGTTTAACATCGGCTACCCTTGGCTCTAAACTTCTCCGCAACGGAGGCTTCTCCAAGGCCCCAAGTTCAGGAGGCAGTGAGAGCCTCTCCTCAGTCCTTGTCCCCTCTGGTTGATGCATTCCAACCTCCGCTCGATTAGGAAACCCCAAACTCTCCTCAACCCTACTGCTGCCCTCCGGATGAGGAATCAAGGAGAGAGTTTGGTCAGCCCTCAACACTGACATTGAAGAACTCATTACAGAAAACGCATGGGCATGGACCCTTCTCTGTAAAGCCAACTCACGCTCCATTAGCAACTCCCTTCTGACCTCCATCTCAAGAGCCCGCCTCTCTGCAGCAATTATTTCTTCTCTGATCCTCTGCTTCTCGAGTTCCCGCTGAATGGATGCTCTAACATTCATTGGATTCCTCACAAAATCGTCCTTCACCATGTCACCAGTTATATAACCCGCTTTccccagaagaaaaaaaaaatcagaaaacagtttttgtttcttcgcagagaaaatcaaaactaaaactcAGTTGAAACGAAAGAGAAAGGGGTCTATGAGTAAGAAAGTACCTCGCAATGCTTGTTCAGTGAAGTAGCCATCACTGGAACCAGAAGAAAAGTAGGTCGAAGCCCTGTCTTcgtctcctcctcctcctctgagTTTGAATTCCATCACCGAATCTCAGCAGATCCTCCGAAAATCTGGTTTGGAACTTGAGGAGGAGTTGATTttgaaaagagtgaagaattTCGAAAGCAGGAGTACGAGCGAGTCGAGTACTACACAGTACTAATAAGAGTAAGACGAGTAAAACCTAAAACCCGGCCAGAGTGATTCGATATTAGACGTACGGATAAGGTAGTCAATGGTTATAATTGGAATCTCCGTACAGTCCGCAAAGATTACGACAATCGTGAGTGGACAAACCTATCTAACGCTGGCCGTGTGGGGTTCTAAATACATAAGTTACAGAATTTTGATTACTTGGGGAAAGGAATATTGTCTATTCGTTGGATTTGAACTTCATGATCCAACGGTGGAAATGAGTGAGAATGGGCCTGGAGACTGGACCGTGGAGATCTTGACCTCATATTGATCATGACGTCATGTCATGGGGATGATGGACATGGATGATGAATCATAGGGTTCATATATGAGTGAGTGCGCGTACGCGGAGTCAAATTACACTCCGCGTACACTTCTATGATGCCATGTGTCCTATGAGAAAAGTACTGTTTTCCTTCTTCCATCGTCAGCCTGCCTTCAACCAGCACCGTTGACTCTTCTTTCCCCAAGACTCCATTTCAAACTTGAAATCCTTGTCgttttttaaatttttgaaGGAATATCACTTCCCTCTCCTGAATTATGTTGAAATATCAATTTGATcacacaatttttttaaaatatcattCATCTCCTTCCAAATAAAAGGATTCTATCTAACTTCCCCAATAATTTGAATTAGTTGTTAAGTCATCTTGTTTGTTTTCATTATGCCCAAAATATCCTCCAAATATGAAATACCCAATATACTCTTAATGGAAAAAACCCATCTTCCCCCATACCATACTCTCTTGATTAGCTTcacttccccttcccctttccctttccctttccctttctcgGCAATTTCTCACATTTTCTTGTCAAGTTTCCATTTGTGTGTGTGCTGCCATGGCCGCTCcacccataaaaataaaataaaaatagtgaaAGAAAGGATCCCATTTCTCACATTTTCTTGTCAAGTTTCTATTTGTGTGTGTGCTGCCATGGCCGCTCcacccataaaaataaaataaaaatagcgAAAGAAAGGAAAACCAAATGCTCCAATGGTGACACCAAAACATGCAACatgcattttcttcttcttcttcttcttcttcttcttcttcttcttcttcttcttcttcttcttcttcttcttcttcttcttcttcttcttcttctgcgaAATTCTGATGGGACTATCAACCACCGTTTGGTTAATTTCTTCGAACCCAAAGTCCCCGCCAACAATACACCCTTCAAAGGCATCAAAACCTCCGACGTAACTGTTGACGCTAACCGAAACCTTTGGTTTCGCCTTTTCACACAACGGAAACCCCCTGTGTGGTGTTACCCTCCCATCATTGTGTTCTTCGACGGCGgaggattctctctcctcaacGTCGATGGCAAGGCCTACGACTTCATCTGCCGTCGATTCGCCCTTAAATTCCCCACCGTAGTCATCTCTGTTAACTATCGCCTCTTGCCTGAACATCGATCTCCGTCACATTAGGACGATGGCATCGACACTCTTAAATTTCATGACGAATCGCAACCAAAAAAGTTTAGTTTCCCGACAAAGGCCTATCTGTCCCGATACTTCCTCGCAGGGGACTCGACCGGGGTTTTTTTCATTAAGGGTATATTAGGTATTTCATGTttaggagggtattttgggCATTATGAGAAAAAAACCAGTTGACTTAACAACCATTTCAAATGGTGGGGGAAgttagatagaatctttttatttgggaggaagtgagtgatatttttgaaaaattgtgGGGTTAAGTCGATATTTCGACATAGTTCatgggaggggagtgatatttcctcatTTTCTGTAGAAGATcattattattgaaaaaaaaaaacaaacgcaaacaaaacaaataattgaAACAACCACTAACTAACCATCGATTAGATGCATCACTACCCTCAGCATTGTCATCAGCAAGGATCAACTAATCAAAACCATTAACGAAACTTGAATCGAGGTCTCGACAAGGCATCCCATGACAAATCCTCAGCAACATGGTTCGACAAAATGACCATACTATTTGAGGTCCCAATCTTCAAAGCTTGCTTCACCAAATAATCCACCACTGGGTTTGCCTCTTTGAAACAAAGTATAATCTTCCATTAATCGATTACAAATAAGATTTCACATGCTTCCACTTATGaagagcaaaccatggaatgCTATTTGATTAAATTGATGAACTATAGCAACAGAATCCGACTCAATCCACAAAGTTGTAGCCCGAATCTCTTTGGCTCTCGTGACCctgttagaatttatatttattttattataattaagtttcaaaatgaggtttttcttttctatgttttatgacttgtaatggtgtgggacccttaggg harbors:
- the LOC122068945 gene encoding uncharacterized protein LOC122068945, with the translated sequence MEFKLRGGGGDEDRASTYFSSGSSDGYFTEQALRAGYITGDMVKDDFVRNPMNVRASIQRELEKQRIREEIIAAERRALEMEVRRELLMERELALQRRVHAHAFSVMSSSMSVLRADQTLSLIPHPEGSSRVEESLGFPNRAEVGMHQPEGTRTEERLSLPPELGALEKPPLRRSLEPRVADVKPLAEVGKQVLFFVSAFSDIASISFLRFFP